One Glycine max cultivar Williams 82 chromosome 1, Glycine_max_v4.0, whole genome shotgun sequence genomic window, tcaacgttcaagggcactggtaatcgattaccaaaacattgtaatcgattacagccttttgaaaataattggaacgttgtaaattcagtttgaaaactttttcaaactcattttgctactggtaattgattacactaatatggtaatcgattaccagagagtaaaaactctttggtaaaggtttgtcaaaaactcatgtgctattcaaagttttgaaaaaactttttaatacttatcttgattgagccttttcttcattcttgaatcttgagtcttgaatcttgaatcttgaatcttgaatcttgattttaggctttcttcttgagtcttgaattcttcttgattcttgaactcttgacttgttcttgattcacttgagatgttatTTGATtctcttgagttgttctttgatctttgagctttttgttcagcACCTTTGTcatattgttatcatcaaaacacctttgaatcacattcaccatgaagccttgcttgaagctttgcttctacagtcagttagaattttttttgctgacatcGACTAGGGTTTTTTGGCTGACATCAGCCagagctatttcttaaccacattagctAAGTTTTTTGGTTGATTGTTGGCTAGGGTTTTTTCTGCTAACACCAGCTAGGTATTTCTGACCGACATCGGACATAACTATTTTTAGTCGACATCGACTTGGTTCTTACAATCGACATCCACCAGAGTTTTTTCGACCGACATCGGtcagagctattttttagccaacatcagccaaTGCTATTTTATAGCTAATGTTGGGTAGGGTTTTTTGTCCGACATTGGTCAGGGCTATTGTTTAGCCAACTTCGACTATGGGTTTTTTGGCCAACGTTGACCaaactattttttagccgatatagaatatatttttttgtcaacgctTGCTAGGATATCTTAGGCTGACATTGGCTAAAAATATCATTGGTCAATGTCGTTCGAAAAGACCTTAACCGGTGTCGGCCAAACAAACCCTAGTCAACGTTGGtaaaaaaacctagccaacaTCGGTtgaaaaatagactcaaccaaCGTTAGCCGAAAAATAGCCCTTGTTGACATTAGCTGACAAATATTCCCGacatactttgacaaaaaaaatcctatttgacgtcgataaaaaaaatagttttggttgATGTCGATTTAAAAACATCATTGGTTGTGGTCAGACAAAACAaccctagttaaaattattaatattttgtatttttaaattattcaaattgaaaattattttttaattaatatttcaaaattagattgtgtttgttttctataaagtttaatattaaaattttatctatttaaaatataaaattgaaattttgcctATGGAGGAAATTGAATTGCCCTATCCAagcaaagaatttaaaattgaagaaaattgaattgatttattcaaacaaagcatttgaaaaatgaaggaaattaaaatcaaaacaattcaaattctaagcatttcaaattttctgaaattttaaaattcctaaTCCAAACACAAGGTTAAATTTTTAGATATTGCAATTAACTATTcgtattattaaataataaataaaatataatatatgtatatataattaaatattaatattaatattatatatatatatatatagttatatttattaaacatttatatcatcatatatatgaaaataaatataagacttaattactattttgattctctaatttattttttaagttcattttaattctcttgttattaaaaagttgaattaggtcttttaaattttaaaatattttaattaggctattttatttttagaagtttcaatttttttcttatattttaaaatagattcaATTTGGtcccatttaaaaccaaatttcatctaattttttttattcttttgagcatatgagagaaaaatgagatcaaattgaacctatttttaaaaaaataaaggatctaATTGAaacttctaaaaataaaaagacttaattagacaatttttaaaaattagaggatttaattaaaatttttaataataaaggatcaaattcaaatttaaaataaattaggaccaaaataataattaaacctaaatataaatatgaataaaatatgtataaaataatatctataaaattaaatattatataataattatatatatatatttaatatgatatattttaaatttttgaaatttttgcagtaggaaaaatatattttttattttttaaaatattaaaaatgaataataataattactaaaatatatatttaatttgaacaGATAAAtcgtaattaaataatatgaatAGTTAATTGTAATATCTTGATGCAATTTATCTAAGGACCCAAAAGATTGCTAAAGAGAGATGGGAGCATTCCTACGGGGCAGGATTCAAATTCATAAAATctctaatttttgttattaaaaaaatatgatataattttttttctaagacataaaatattaaaaagatacatatatttttacttttctcttttaataatcgaaaaaaaaattatctatgtaattattttaaaaaggaaatactgaattttcttattttaatatctctcttttatttcgataaacacattaaatttaatataaattacattaaataattaatattataataatattttaataaattttatattattttacttgtaGTATCCATTATTTATCAAATGATATACAAAATAaagtattatccattaacttgtATATTTGTTTAGTGTTGTTCTTCATGTCCTGTCAAATACCATGTAAATACaacttttagatatttttttatgtaaacccTTATTTTTGGACATTTGGACCATCTAGATTTCTTTCAGAAAAGATAGTTTGtctttcaaaatgatttttaacaaaatagttGTAAGCAAAGTCTTGTGAATATATACATTGGTGGTTAATTCAcatactttaataaaaaaaacactacaataatttcttcttgttatcatcaaattttTAGAGGTTATTAGACGGTTCATACGTCTTTAGTACCAACAATAccaatatatttgtttatatttataaatttatgatattagttatgtttacatttttatttcttacatattaaaaaattatcacatatataacttaaacttatttatgaaaaacatatttaattaaagataatttgtTAGTAAGTATTCAAGTATAGGTATATATAATTATCAacttatgtaaatttatttttagtcataTTTATTAGCTTTAAAATGActtatatatttgatattataaATTAGTCTGTATcacatttattatatatcttattatttatttatttttaaaaaataaaaataattggctTAAATAAAATTACCTCAAGTGGAAGATATATGtgatctttttatatttttttgatataCAATGGTCACAAGTTTAAACTTATTATGACctgatgtattttattttcaaccttCCACCACTTGGGCGACCCTAGTGGGTTAAAACATGACCACTAGGAATGATGTAGTGTCTTTAATGTTTCCTCTAGGTTGACAGATGCCACAAGTactcttatattttatatttctaatttttttattcatcaaaGGAAAGTAactttaattaatcaaataagtaaaacttgacaaaaaaaattatttctaccGATACTCAAActcatatattaataatttaacattaactTCAGCACATTAATTACTTATATTGACTCACAAGTGCTTCTATATATgtgatttagataaaaataaaaaaatcaaaataaaattaaaactgaaaatCAGATCCATTCAAACAGATTAAATTGGATTGgatcatatttaaataatttttttttgaaactgtgatcatatttaaattttaaacttcaTCAATTGATTAACAATGAagtaagaaaatcaaaatcattgtataagataattttctttctcaaaactAATCTAATTCATAAACCCCTCACACAGCTATTAGGaaagtaaagagacaaatataaataattaaagaagtaAATAATTCGACGTTGTAGGAGTCATAACCACTTTTCTTTATCATCCTATCCTTCTTCGTCCCCCCATAGTTGCACCTGACGCATTTCTTTAACAAGTTGCCCTATTTTCTCCCTCAAGAGGCAATCTTCTTTTCCTatccttcttcttcattcattaCTATGTCGTTTTCTATAAAAGCAGCTTTCTCTTATTATAATTGCCACCTTAATATTTTTCGTGTTTGTTATTTGTTCTGTATTTAATATGAACATAATATATGCCCTCTTTGTTTTTCTGATCATGCAATTGCcctgatttattttttgttcttatccTGATTGGTTCAACATCATTATTATGTCACGCACGTTATCATGGTGTGTTGCACTAattgatgataatatttaattgtaaagttatttttatcatattagcATTGTTTAAAGTATATTTTGATGTTGCATGTATTCGTTTTCGTCCAAGATTAATTCGTTCTACATATCTTTGATGTATCCCTTAAATTTTATTGGCttctgcttttattttttttctgatggAAGttaattaacattggtttttgatgTGCTTGTTAATTAATTACAGGCACCATGGAGGAAAGAGTGGGGATTTTGTTACTGATTTTGTTGGGTGCTGCTTGGGCTTGTGATACAAGAGAGCTAGCAATAATCTCTGGTAAGAGTTGTTAGATTGAcatttttctcatctttttgcttttaaatttaattatcgtGTTTAGTGAGATGGATAGAACATACTTACGTAATTCTGCTGCGTACCTCGTACCAAATTTCTATACCACAAAGTGTACCTGGTTCTTGTAGTAATAATGTAAATAGTGATGAACCACATACCTTCTAGAACCAAATACTCATACCTGTACCATATACCCAGTAAATTAGAGATAAAATACAAGGCTTGTATTCACTCtcctatatatttctttatcaaTCTTATAGGTGGAAATTTTAAGGAGTAACAGGTTAAATTTAGCTTTTAACCATCAATGGAAaactagaaaaaagaaaatgctgGCACTGACAACCAGTTATTTGTCAATAGGAAGGAAGCTTGGGCCAAATTCAAGGATGTTGTGGAAAATTTATTGCCTCTTTGATTTgagaaacttaatttttttttcaatacttacaaaaatatcatcttACTTTTACCTCATGTCCTGTTTTAAAGGATgtgtttttatcattaaaaccaaaaacaaactgCAAATAACTAATAaggtaacatattttttattattagtgaaaataattaaaaaaaacaatttcttgAATGAGCATTTCTGAAAGCCCAAAATGTTCAGTGTTAAAATGTTACCTGCTCTCATTCATACCAATGAGAAAATGTTTTGCTACAAAGTATTATTGATACTTTAATTTGCGGTATCTATACCTGAGCCTAATATTGATATTTCAGTGATACATATATGTGAAGTGtccaaatcttttaaaaaaattatgaaaattgaatATAGTGACATGAAAACGTAAAAGTATAATATagtaatataaaaagtattatttttttatgaaccaaatatgaaaattgttctttttatagatatttttatgaaagaaaTGAGATTGATCATTGATAGTACCATTCTTATTTGTAAACAATAGGAAGAAatgatttacaattttttttttgtttttagtagtCTAAGAACACTGTTTATTCCCTTAAGCTTAATTAATGCGTgccaattttataaatttcccTTTGttctatataaatttaatgtattataGATGAAGTATGGATGAAGATTTCATATTCAAACACTTTTGATAACTTAGTAGTTAGTACAAAAGTGCCAACTGGTAAAAAATGCAACAGCTGTGCCTTAGTTCTCATTAGACCACTGAAGCAAAAATGTGACTTTACCAAACATTGTGTAAATAATATCTGTTAAAGTAcagttataattttgaaatacaaATGCAGCATCAGTACTAATTCGTGTTGTTGACATACTTCCATATGCAGAATTAAACAGAAAATCAGATGTCTGTGAACTTTGTGAGGAGTATACTGCTGAGGCACTTGATTATCTAAATGATAAAGAGAACCAGAGAGAGATTATCGATTCCCTTCACAATATTTGCAATCATATTCTCTCTTTCAAACAGCAGGTTGGTCTCCTTTCCTAGATccatgggtttttttttttcctttaaattttgTAGTTATTCTCAGTTATTGAGAAAACTGACTTTAATTTCCAGTTATGCTGTTTAATACTCTACCAACAATCTGGGCTTAACTTTTGTTACAAATATGATAACTACAGTATGTTTTAGTTCTCATAAACAGAATAACTGTTAGGACATAAGGAAAAGGGTTAGGACATGGGAATATGTTAGCAgtcagttagttagttagagtgAGTTAAGTTAGCATAGATATATAAATAGTATGgttgaaggaaagaaaattcattCAGATTTGTTAGCATTAATAAATTGAGCATTTTCTCTATTGTGAAAGGGAAAACCTTTGGAAGAGAATTCTCCACTTTTCCTTAATGCCATTCAATGATTCAAGGTTAAATACAAGAAGCATTATTTTCTCATTCTGCTTCTAGCTTCCTAACAATAACACAACCCAATTGTTTGTGGAATTTCTTTGGTGAaacttgttaaataaataagtgaTTTGAGACACAATAGTGGGACTAATAAAAGCACTTCTTAGGAACTTATAGGGTGAATGTGTGAATGAATCAGAACTTCATAGACTCTATGTTTACTAATACATGTTTTATTCTGTATTTCATAGTGCATCGAATTGGTGGATCATTATGCCCCACGTTTCTTCTTAGAAATTGCATCAGTTCAGCCTGGAGAACTCTGCAAACAGATCCACATCTGTCAATCTGCAAAGATTTCTTCAGAAGTTGAAGGAAATAGCTGTGACTCTTGCAAAGATACTGTTTCAGCCTTACTGGTTAAGTTGAATGATCCTGATACCAAGGTTAGTAATTTAACCTACTTGTGTGAAAGTTTACCTTATCCCTCCTTGATATTATGAAGAGAATTTTCTAACTTTCTTGTACCATAAATGGTTGttgcatattttttatacacttacaaattagatttttctttccttttttatttactgGGAAAGCCTAGAAAGAATTTGATTCTGGTATATGTAGCATATGGATTTTTATGCACTACCACATTATTTCAATTGTACTATGTAATGTGCATTTTTGCCCTGTTTTGTTATGAGAAAGGTAGAtatgcaaaaataataataaacatattatCAATGTTTGACATTAAAGGAGACATAAATTAACGAACTACCAGCGATGACCTACAATAccctcttaaaaaaatttaagtctgATTTTTTCATggacttttgtttttattcttacCCAAGCACTTGGAAAACTAGCCAGATGTTAAGGGAAGAGAACCGAGCCACTTAATATTTCACCGAGCATGTCAAACTACTTGATGTGAGAGTTAGGCATCCCATAATATCGAAGTCTCCATCATATTATACACTTGAAACCTTCTAGATTTTTCGTTTTTTTCCTTGAAAGCCTTttactatttttgttttgaccCTTCTCTGCAAATGTCTCTACTCCATGTTTTTGTCACCTTTTGTTGAATATAAAACTAACAACTTAAAATGCCAGCTTGAAATAATGGAGGCACTGTTGAAGGCATGCAATTCTATGGACAAGTTTTCCAAGAAGGTAAGAAAAATCTGGAAAATtccatctttctttttctctcttatttattaaattacccttgcatttttttttttttgagataaaTTACCCGTGTATTCTTAAACATCATGTTGCATCCGTGTATTCTTAAACATCATGTTGCATGGAATCTATCTTTGAATCCAAAAAgttaagtttcaattttttatcctgttcttctcaaaaagaaaatttatcttGTTGGTTAAACAACCATAGTTTGGCCCActgtaattttcatttaatgatTATCTTCACTGGTAGCTCCTTACCTAGCCAATAATTGAGCTCTAGTGTGTAAACTGATGACAGGACATTATTGTCGCTGCACCATCCAGAGGATGGTCCaaccaaataaatgaaataatagtGCACTGTTGGAATTGGATAGACTTTTTCTTTTGTGGTGCTACAGCAGagttgtaatatatatatatatatatatatatcatgaaaGAAGGTTAAGATCAGTTAAAGTCttgtaacaataataattattgttttccTATCACAATTGGAGTTTCATTTCGATAACCTATGATAACCTTTAACATAAACTTTtattatacaaatttttaaggtcaaattctaattttgattaaaaaagaaaataaaggtattttttatgataCATGCACCTATAGTATAAaaggttttttatattttttaaatttcaatcataaatcattatatataaataatttattaatttttataataattattttaaaaatcataataaaaataattttcgaTTGGTTGATTTAGAGTAATATTGCATGCTTATTGAACTcttaaaaataacatcaaaagcACATAAAAACTACATCTAAGTTCTGTTCTAAAAAATGAGAAGCTAACGTTTAGGCAGTGCAACCTGGATCAAGCATTCCCCAAAGACACTCGGTGCCACTTGAGCTACTTCTTTCTTACCTATTACTATTAGGCAAATACACTTAACAAAGAGAAACTTTGCAATGATAATTTTCATGAGCAATTTTTCCCTTCTTGACAAAGGTTTTTTTCTTAATGGTCAAATTGTTTGCAGTGCAAGAGGATGGTTTTTGAGTATGGACCTTTGATTCTTGTCAAGGCAGAGAAGTTCCTGAAAACAGCAGATATATGCACTACATTACATGCCTGCCCTGCTTCCACTGCAGTTAGCAACAAGGAAGCCTCAATCATGGAAGTGCCTTTGATTTCTGACTCTTAATCATGGGAGAAGAGTTCTATTAGATTTATGGAGCACTTATTGCTTTAGTTCTATTCCTAATGTATTTATCTACATTAAAATCCATGTGCTTGTAACCATGTGCTCCTGGTATACTACAACTACTCTCACTGAATGTCGAAGTGAAGTATATGATTTTGAGATGCCACAATTTTACAtgtatttcttcattttgaataaTGCATGGCAGGCAGGCACTAAGTCAAGATGGAATGCAAGACACACTTTCGCCTTATTCCAATTAATACATTTACTGTAACTGGTTGATCCCTTCACatctataatataaaaaacctatttaattaaaactatgaaaataatatttttatttccttttctctttactGAAACTGGATAAGGAAAactaattttctttgtttttatttccctTTACATAATTCTCTTATTCTTTCTTAAATATTACGGTCTTGCTTTCTAGTCCAATAAATCCTTAAGTTAGCCTCGAAATTACATGACTAAAACATTTTAgtccataaatttattttaaaaaaacttttttggtCTTTAactttaaaagtaatttattttaatatttttttggttgtttgTCATTGTCACTTTGCagtaataaaaaagattaaagtaaaattcattttgtaaagccaaagactatttttttaggtttaaatgcaattttttctcctattttGCTCAATCCAAAATTTTTATCCCTCAatttaaaatagagacatttgatccttctattttagaaaatttaaaattttgg contains:
- the LOC100527899 gene encoding saposin B domain-containing protein precursor codes for the protein MEERVGILLLILLGAAWACDTRELAIISELNRKSDVCELCEEYTAEALDYLNDKENQREIIDSLHNICNHILSFKQQCIELVDHYAPRFFLEIASVQPGELCKQIHICQSAKISSEVEGNSCDSCKDTVSALLVKLNDPDTKLEIMEALLKACNSMDKFSKKCKRMVFEYGPLILVKAEKFLKTADICTTLHACPASTAVSNKEASIMEVPLISDS